In Microvirga sp. 17 mud 1-3, the genomic window ATCAAGCCGGCCGAGGTCATGAACTCCAAGAGGTTCCTGTCGCTCGACCTCAATTATGGAAGGCGTGTCGACTCCGAGATGTACGAATACCTGATGGATAGCGGCATGACGCGGGAGGAATACCATTTCTTCCTCAATCGCTCGGCCCTTCGCCATCACTGCATCATGGGCAATGATTATTACATCACCAACGAGCATCGGGTTCAGGAAAACGGCCACACCCGCTCTGCCGGAGATGTGTTCGGATATGACGAGATCACCCGGCAGTACTATGACCGCTACAAGCTGCCGGTTATGCATACCGAGACGAACATCATGGAGGGCCCGTGCGGCGACGAGGCCGTCAACTGGCTGTGGAAGCAATGGGCCAACGTCCTGCGCATCCGCAACACGGGCGTGCCGATCGTAGGCTTCACCTGGTATTCCCTGACGGACCAGATGGACTGGGACGTGGCCCTCCGCAAGGAGAACAATCGGCCTACGCCGGTCGGGCTTTATGATCTCGACCGAAATATCCGGCCTGTAGGGCGCGCCTACCGGCAGTTGATCCGCGACTGGCGCGACGTGCTGCCGGCCCAAAGCGTCTGCCTCAAGGTCCCGGTTTCCCTTCCGAGCGAATACGACGAGGGTCCGGTGCGGCGGCACCGGGAGGTCACGCGGGTCATGCGC contains:
- a CDS encoding family 1 glycosylhydrolase, whose translation is MYTTFMFATGIENSIPTINNGRTRIDEMEKCGHYEHWRTDFDLLRELEIDVLRYGPPLHLTFLGPGRYDWSFADMTFGEIERRDLIPIVDLCHFGVPDWIGNFQNPDFPELFSIYARDFARRYPWVQLYTPINEMFICALFSAAYGWWNEQLTSDEGFVTALKHIVKANVLAMEQILKVRPDAIFIQSESTEYFHAENPAAIKPAEVMNSKRFLSLDLNYGRRVDSEMYEYLMDSGMTREEYHFFLNRSALRHHCIMGNDYYITNEHRVQENGHTRSAGDVFGYDEITRQYYDRYKLPVMHTETNIMEGPCGDEAVNWLWKQWANVLRIRNTGVPIVGFTWYSLTDQMDWDVALRKENNRPTPVGLYDLDRNIRPVGRAYRQLIRDWRDVLPAQSVCLKVPVSLPSEYDEGPVRRHREVTRVMRQNEEEEEALQQAAQ